A region of Silurus meridionalis isolate SWU-2019-XX chromosome 17, ASM1480568v1, whole genome shotgun sequence DNA encodes the following proteins:
- the prdm6 gene encoding putative histone-lysine N-methyltransferase PRDM6 isoform X2 gives MLKPGDQSGSAFLKVDPTYLQHWQQLFPQTQLKSCAIPQIPVPDRAPGAVESLRQRPSFISSSSSSSNSSSSAPAALTPSSSSSCAPAVSALAGLTQLSTPQLALFGHTLCTEVAPAEHSGASQPKELCLQSNFNVKASRLKLTSEELDYYLYGQQRMEIIPLNNHTSDLNNRCDMCADNRNGECPMHGPLHSLRRLVGTSSASTAVPPPEVPEWLRDLPREVCLCTSTVPGLGYGICAAQRIPQGTWIGPFQGISLLLDKVQSGAVRNTRHLWEIYDQEGTLQHFIDGNDPSKSSWMRYIRCARHCGEQNMTVVQYRSCIFYRACMDIPRGTELLVWYNDSYTSFFGIPLQCIAQDENLNVPSTVIEAMSRQESLQPFGKTSKSSSPAILQRSLVFPHSPCSRSFSLLDKVGNMESGFNQLNTKNQRVLASPTSTSQLNSEFSDWHLWKCGQCFKTFTQRILLQMHVCTQNPDRPYQCGHCSQSFAQPSELRNHVVTHSSDRPFKCGYCGRAFAGATTLNNHIRTHTGEKPFKCFYRLGNKVSLSM, from the exons ATGCTGAAACCGGGGGATCAGAGCGGTTCTGCTTTTCTCAAAGTGGATCCGACTTACCTCCAGCACTGGCAGCAGCTTTTCCCTCAGACTCAGCTGAAGAGCTGCGCAATTCCGCAAATCCCGGTCCCTGATCGCGCACCTGGAGCTGTGGAAAGCCTCCGACAGAGACCCAGCTTcatttcctcctcttcttcctcctccaacagcagcagcagtgcgcCGGCCGCTTTAACGCCGTCCTCGAGCTCATCGTGCGCTCCGGCCGTGTCCGCGCTCGCGGGGTTAACGCAGCTCTCCACGCCGCAGCTCGCGCTGTTCGGACACACTCTGTGCACCGAGGTCGCACCGGCCGAACACAGCGGCGCGTCTCAGCCGAAGGAACTTTGCCTGCAGTCCAACTTTAATGTTAAAGCGTCCCGCTTGAAGCTGACCTCAGAGGAACTGGACTACTATCTATACGGACAGCAGAGGATGGAGATAATCCCACTGAACAATCACACCAGTGATCTCAATAACC GCTGTGACATGTGTGCAGATAACCGGAACGGCGAGTGCCCCATGCACGGGCCCCTGCACTCGCTGCGGCGCCTGGTAGGGACAAGTAGTGCATCCACTGCTGTGCCTCCTCCCGAGGTTCCCGAGTGGCTGCGTGACCTACCCCGCGAAGTCTGCCTCTGCACAAGCACAGTACCTGGCCTTGGCTATGGTATCTGTGCTGCCCAGCGCATACCACAAGGCACTTGGATTGGGCCTTTTCAGGGTATTTCTCTGCTGCTGGATAAGGTGCAGTCCGGAGCAGTGCGCAACACAAGACACTTATGGGAG ATCTATGACCAGGAGGGCACGCTACAGCACTTTATTGATGGCAATGATCCAAGCAAGTCAAGCTGGATGAGGTACATCCGCTGTGCCAGACACTGTGGGGAACAGAATATGACAGTGGTTCAGTACAG aTCATGTATTTTCTACCGGGCTTGTATGGACATTCCACGCGGAACAGAGCTTCTGGTCTGGTACAATGACAGTTACACCTCCTTCTTTGGCATCCCCCTGCAGTGCATCGCACAGGATGAAAACT TGAATGTGCCATCTACTGTAATCGAGGCCATGTCCCGACAGGAAAGCTTGCAGCCTTTCGGGAAAACATCCAAATCCTCTTCACCGGCCATACTGCAGCGCTCCTTGGTTTTCCCTCACTCACCCTGCTCACGGAGCTTCTCTCTTCTAGACAAGGTGGGGAACATGGAGTCTGGCTTTAACCAGCTGAACACCAAGAACCAGCGGGTGCTGGCCAGTCCCACATCCACCAGCCAGCTTAACAGTGAGTTCAGCGATTGGCATCTCTGGAAGTGTGGCCAGTGCTTCAAGACCTTCACACAGCGCATTCTTCTACAAATGCATGTGTGCACACAGAACCCCGACAG ACCATATCAGTGTGGACACTGTTCACAGTCCTTCGCCCAACCCTCAGAACTACGTAACCATGTGGTAACACATTCCAGTGACCGGCCCTTCAAGTGTGGCTACTGCGGCCGAGCTTTCGCCGGAGCCACGACGCTCAACAACCACATCCGCACCCACACCGGAGAGAAGCCATTCAA atgcttttatagACTTGGAAATAAGGTCAGTTTAAGCATGTAG
- the prdm6 gene encoding putative histone-lysine N-methyltransferase PRDM6 isoform X1: MLKPGDQSGSAFLKVDPTYLQHWQQLFPQTQLKSCAIPQIPVPDRAPGAVESLRQRPSFISSSSSSSNSSSSAPAALTPSSSSSCAPAVSALAGLTQLSTPQLALFGHTLCTEVAPAEHSGASQPKELCLQSNFNVKASRLKLTSEELDYYLYGQQRMEIIPLNNHTSDLNNRCDMCADNRNGECPMHGPLHSLRRLVGTSSASTAVPPPEVPEWLRDLPREVCLCTSTVPGLGYGICAAQRIPQGTWIGPFQGISLLLDKVQSGAVRNTRHLWEIYDQEGTLQHFIDGNDPSKSSWMRYIRCARHCGEQNMTVVQYRSCIFYRACMDIPRGTELLVWYNDSYTSFFGIPLQCIAQDENLNVPSTVIEAMSRQESLQPFGKTSKSSSPAILQRSLVFPHSPCSRSFSLLDKVGNMESGFNQLNTKNQRVLASPTSTSQLNSEFSDWHLWKCGQCFKTFTQRILLQMHVCTQNPDRPYQCGHCSQSFAQPSELRNHVVTHSSDRPFKCGYCGRAFAGATTLNNHIRTHTGEKPFKCERCERSFTQATQLSRHQRMPNECKPISESSESIEVD, translated from the exons ATGCTGAAACCGGGGGATCAGAGCGGTTCTGCTTTTCTCAAAGTGGATCCGACTTACCTCCAGCACTGGCAGCAGCTTTTCCCTCAGACTCAGCTGAAGAGCTGCGCAATTCCGCAAATCCCGGTCCCTGATCGCGCACCTGGAGCTGTGGAAAGCCTCCGACAGAGACCCAGCTTcatttcctcctcttcttcctcctccaacagcagcagcagtgcgcCGGCCGCTTTAACGCCGTCCTCGAGCTCATCGTGCGCTCCGGCCGTGTCCGCGCTCGCGGGGTTAACGCAGCTCTCCACGCCGCAGCTCGCGCTGTTCGGACACACTCTGTGCACCGAGGTCGCACCGGCCGAACACAGCGGCGCGTCTCAGCCGAAGGAACTTTGCCTGCAGTCCAACTTTAATGTTAAAGCGTCCCGCTTGAAGCTGACCTCAGAGGAACTGGACTACTATCTATACGGACAGCAGAGGATGGAGATAATCCCACTGAACAATCACACCAGTGATCTCAATAACC GCTGTGACATGTGTGCAGATAACCGGAACGGCGAGTGCCCCATGCACGGGCCCCTGCACTCGCTGCGGCGCCTGGTAGGGACAAGTAGTGCATCCACTGCTGTGCCTCCTCCCGAGGTTCCCGAGTGGCTGCGTGACCTACCCCGCGAAGTCTGCCTCTGCACAAGCACAGTACCTGGCCTTGGCTATGGTATCTGTGCTGCCCAGCGCATACCACAAGGCACTTGGATTGGGCCTTTTCAGGGTATTTCTCTGCTGCTGGATAAGGTGCAGTCCGGAGCAGTGCGCAACACAAGACACTTATGGGAG ATCTATGACCAGGAGGGCACGCTACAGCACTTTATTGATGGCAATGATCCAAGCAAGTCAAGCTGGATGAGGTACATCCGCTGTGCCAGACACTGTGGGGAACAGAATATGACAGTGGTTCAGTACAG aTCATGTATTTTCTACCGGGCTTGTATGGACATTCCACGCGGAACAGAGCTTCTGGTCTGGTACAATGACAGTTACACCTCCTTCTTTGGCATCCCCCTGCAGTGCATCGCACAGGATGAAAACT TGAATGTGCCATCTACTGTAATCGAGGCCATGTCCCGACAGGAAAGCTTGCAGCCTTTCGGGAAAACATCCAAATCCTCTTCACCGGCCATACTGCAGCGCTCCTTGGTTTTCCCTCACTCACCCTGCTCACGGAGCTTCTCTCTTCTAGACAAGGTGGGGAACATGGAGTCTGGCTTTAACCAGCTGAACACCAAGAACCAGCGGGTGCTGGCCAGTCCCACATCCACCAGCCAGCTTAACAGTGAGTTCAGCGATTGGCATCTCTGGAAGTGTGGCCAGTGCTTCAAGACCTTCACACAGCGCATTCTTCTACAAATGCATGTGTGCACACAGAACCCCGACAG ACCATATCAGTGTGGACACTGTTCACAGTCCTTCGCCCAACCCTCAGAACTACGTAACCATGTGGTAACACATTCCAGTGACCGGCCCTTCAAGTGTGGCTACTGCGGCCGAGCTTTCGCCGGAGCCACGACGCTCAACAACCACATCCGCACCCACACCGGAGAGAAGCCATTCAA
- the prdm6 gene encoding putative histone-lysine N-methyltransferase PRDM6 isoform X3 has protein sequence MLKPGDQSGSAFLKVDPTYLQHWQQLFPQTQLKSCAIPQIPVPDRAPGAVESLRQRPSFISSSSSSSNSSSSAPAALTPSSSSSCAPAVSALAGLTQLSTPQLALFGHTLCTEVAPAEHSGASQPKELCLQSNFNVKASRLKLTSEELDYYLYGQQRMEIIPLNNHTSDLNNRCDMCADNRNGECPMHGPLHSLRRLVGTSSASTAVPPPEVPEWLRDLPREVCLCTSTVPGLGYGICAAQRIPQGTWIGPFQGISLLLDKVQSGAVRNTRHLWEIYDQEGTLQHFIDGNDPSKSSWMRYIRCARHCGEQNMTVVQYRSCIFYRACMDIPRGTELLVWYNDSYTSFFGIPLQCIAQDENLNVPSTVIEAMSRQESLQPFGKTSKSSSPAILQRSLVFPHSPCSRSFSLLDKVGNMESGFNQLNTKNQRVLASPTSTSQLNSEFSDWHLWKCGQCFKTFTQRILLQMHVCTQNPDRPYQCGHCSQSFAQPSELRNHVVTHSSDRPFKCGYCGRAFAGATTLNNHIRTHTGEKPFK, from the exons ATGCTGAAACCGGGGGATCAGAGCGGTTCTGCTTTTCTCAAAGTGGATCCGACTTACCTCCAGCACTGGCAGCAGCTTTTCCCTCAGACTCAGCTGAAGAGCTGCGCAATTCCGCAAATCCCGGTCCCTGATCGCGCACCTGGAGCTGTGGAAAGCCTCCGACAGAGACCCAGCTTcatttcctcctcttcttcctcctccaacagcagcagcagtgcgcCGGCCGCTTTAACGCCGTCCTCGAGCTCATCGTGCGCTCCGGCCGTGTCCGCGCTCGCGGGGTTAACGCAGCTCTCCACGCCGCAGCTCGCGCTGTTCGGACACACTCTGTGCACCGAGGTCGCACCGGCCGAACACAGCGGCGCGTCTCAGCCGAAGGAACTTTGCCTGCAGTCCAACTTTAATGTTAAAGCGTCCCGCTTGAAGCTGACCTCAGAGGAACTGGACTACTATCTATACGGACAGCAGAGGATGGAGATAATCCCACTGAACAATCACACCAGTGATCTCAATAACC GCTGTGACATGTGTGCAGATAACCGGAACGGCGAGTGCCCCATGCACGGGCCCCTGCACTCGCTGCGGCGCCTGGTAGGGACAAGTAGTGCATCCACTGCTGTGCCTCCTCCCGAGGTTCCCGAGTGGCTGCGTGACCTACCCCGCGAAGTCTGCCTCTGCACAAGCACAGTACCTGGCCTTGGCTATGGTATCTGTGCTGCCCAGCGCATACCACAAGGCACTTGGATTGGGCCTTTTCAGGGTATTTCTCTGCTGCTGGATAAGGTGCAGTCCGGAGCAGTGCGCAACACAAGACACTTATGGGAG ATCTATGACCAGGAGGGCACGCTACAGCACTTTATTGATGGCAATGATCCAAGCAAGTCAAGCTGGATGAGGTACATCCGCTGTGCCAGACACTGTGGGGAACAGAATATGACAGTGGTTCAGTACAG aTCATGTATTTTCTACCGGGCTTGTATGGACATTCCACGCGGAACAGAGCTTCTGGTCTGGTACAATGACAGTTACACCTCCTTCTTTGGCATCCCCCTGCAGTGCATCGCACAGGATGAAAACT TGAATGTGCCATCTACTGTAATCGAGGCCATGTCCCGACAGGAAAGCTTGCAGCCTTTCGGGAAAACATCCAAATCCTCTTCACCGGCCATACTGCAGCGCTCCTTGGTTTTCCCTCACTCACCCTGCTCACGGAGCTTCTCTCTTCTAGACAAGGTGGGGAACATGGAGTCTGGCTTTAACCAGCTGAACACCAAGAACCAGCGGGTGCTGGCCAGTCCCACATCCACCAGCCAGCTTAACAGTGAGTTCAGCGATTGGCATCTCTGGAAGTGTGGCCAGTGCTTCAAGACCTTCACACAGCGCATTCTTCTACAAATGCATGTGTGCACACAGAACCCCGACAG ACCATATCAGTGTGGACACTGTTCACAGTCCTTCGCCCAACCCTCAGAACTACGTAACCATGTGGTAACACATTCCAGTGACCGGCCCTTCAAGTGTGGCTACTGCGGCCGAGCTTTCGCCGGAGCCACGACGCTCAACAACCACATCCGCACCCACACCGGAGAGAAGCCATTCAAGTAA